One part of the Lachnospiraceae bacterium JLR.KK002 genome encodes these proteins:
- a CDS encoding HD domain-containing protein, whose product MNSSQLINIVDVICHSFRHVDPRLINHGERVSYILMKMLADTSYYTKQEKQDIFMLGLLHDIGAYQEDEIDSMLSFDMNDPLAHSVFGYLLFQNFSPLPEYADVILYHHHCNAQYYPVPIGNYHRDIARLIYLADRIDIFCVLNDTQQLNSFLDSGSYTVFSDSNIRWFRSADEKYHILDNIRTGAYQQELTAYTRNQITLSEAQIHDYLMMFIFSVDFRNEYTALHTSYAVHLSEQFADTLHLSSISGRTIQLAAILHNIGKISLSSHVENISDYDRYLKELYQNSTLDVTRKILKDTVDPQIIKIIDESFLLLECWSEDEAVSFTPAPAAEIVALSYLISNVLTHNTDFTYHAKLFTFLKRRYQSCHMDDAILLALEKYFRQIMEKTFDSCSSVFHSYHHMMDEKHFLNNILLHYNSKYQ is encoded by the coding sequence ATGAACAGTTCCCAGCTTATTAACATTGTGGATGTTATCTGTCATTCTTTCCGTCATGTAGATCCACGTCTCATCAATCACGGAGAACGTGTTTCATATATTCTGATGAAAATGCTGGCAGATACCAGTTATTACACGAAACAGGAGAAACAGGATATTTTTATGCTTGGCCTGCTTCATGATATTGGTGCATATCAGGAGGATGAAATTGACTCCATGCTCAGTTTTGATATGAACGACCCCCTGGCACATTCTGTTTTTGGTTATCTGCTGTTTCAGAATTTTTCGCCCCTTCCGGAATATGCCGATGTTATTTTATATCATCATCACTGTAATGCCCAGTATTACCCGGTTCCCATCGGTAATTATCACAGGGACATTGCAAGGCTGATTTATCTGGCGGACCGCATTGATATTTTCTGCGTTTTAAACGATACACAGCAACTGAATTCTTTTCTGGACTCCGGAAGCTACACGGTATTTTCCGACTCCAATATCCGCTGGTTTCGGAGTGCAGATGAAAAATATCATATCCTTGACAACATCCGTACCGGAGCATACCAGCAGGAACTCACCGCATATACCAGGAATCAGATTACGCTGTCCGAAGCCCAGATTCACGATTATCTTATGATGTTTATTTTTTCTGTGGATTTCCGAAATGAATATACAGCGCTCCACACCAGTTATGCAGTACATTTAAGCGAACAGTTTGCCGACACGCTGCACCTGTCGTCAATTTCCGGCAGAACCATTCAGCTTGCGGCCATACTCCACAATATCGGTAAAATTTCCCTGTCCTCTCATGTGGAAAACATAAGCGACTATGACCGTTACCTGAAAGAACTGTACCAGAATTCCACATTGGACGTGACCAGAAAGATTCTCAAAGATACGGTGGATCCTCAGATTATTAAGATTATCGACGAATCGTTTCTGCTTCTGGAATGCTGGTCAGAAGATGAGGCAGTTTCTTTTACACCTGCTCCCGCTGCTGAGATTGTAGCACTCTCCTATCTTATCAGCAATGTTCTGACCCACAATACGGATTTTACATACCATGCAAAACTGTTTACGTTTTTAAAGAGGAGATACCAGAGCTGCCATATGGACGACGCCATCCTGCTGGCACTGGAAAAATATTTCCGGCAGATTATGGAAAAAACTTTTGATTCCTGTTCTTCCGTATTCCACAGCTATCACCATATGATGGATGAGAAGCATTTTCTGAATAATATTCTGCTTCATTATAATTCGAAATATCAGTAA
- a CDS encoding mechanosensitive ion channel domain-containing protein, with product MEAVKNILPGNILAETRTDNLAELQELQKVAKPGVLKSHLEDMVPYLVDFAVRVLIALVIYLIGKRIIKWLRKVLNRALERSGVDEGVKQFLDSFFKIILYFVLAMAVINQLGVETTSVVAVLGSAGLTLGLALQGSLSNFAGGVLILLFKPFKVGDYIMEDTHQNEGTVSEIMIFYTRLVTTDNRTVVIPNGTLANSSLTNVTQQDKRRVDVFVGISYEADIQKAKELLTELLLSETARLEEEELSVFVDALEDSSVKLGCRIWVAAEDYWKVKWRLNEQIKEIFDRNQIEIPYNQLTVSLKS from the coding sequence ATGGAAGCAGTAAAAAATATATTGCCAGGGAATATTCTGGCGGAAACCAGGACAGATAATCTGGCAGAATTGCAGGAATTGCAGAAAGTGGCAAAACCGGGGGTACTGAAAAGCCACCTGGAGGATATGGTTCCTTATCTGGTGGATTTTGCGGTGCGGGTACTGATAGCTCTTGTCATCTATCTGATTGGGAAAAGGATTATAAAATGGCTGCGGAAGGTACTGAACCGGGCGCTGGAACGCTCTGGTGTGGACGAGGGAGTGAAGCAGTTTCTGGATTCCTTTTTCAAAATCATCCTCTATTTTGTACTGGCCATGGCAGTGATTAATCAGCTTGGCGTGGAAACCACTTCCGTGGTGGCAGTCCTTGGTTCAGCCGGACTGACCCTTGGACTTGCATTACAGGGAAGCCTGTCCAATTTTGCAGGGGGTGTGCTGATTTTACTGTTTAAACCCTTTAAAGTTGGAGACTATATTATGGAAGATACTCATCAGAATGAGGGGACTGTGTCGGAAATTATGATTTTTTATACCAGGCTGGTGACTACGGATAACCGAACCGTGGTGATTCCCAACGGAACGCTGGCCAACTCCAGCCTGACCAATGTAACCCAGCAGGATAAGCGGCGGGTGGATGTATTTGTGGGAATTTCCTATGAGGCGGATATTCAGAAAGCGAAAGAACTTCTCACAGAACTGCTGCTGTCTGAAACTGCCAGACTGGAAGAGGAAGAACTGTCTGTTTTTGTGGACGCTCTGGAAGACAGCAGCGTGAAACTGGGCTGTCGTATCTGGGTGGCGGCAGAAGATTACTGGAAGGTAAAATGGAGGCTGAACGAACAGATTAAGGAAATCTTCGACCGGAACCAGATTGAGATTCCGTATAATCAGCTTACGGTTTCTCTGAAATCATAA
- a CDS encoding insulinase family protein, with the protein MNLENCKAYELLEEKELEDIKSTGYLLRHRKSGARITLISNEDENKVFYIGFRTPSLDSTGAAHILEHSVLCGSEKFPVKDPFIELEKSSLNTFLNAMTYPDKTIYPVASCNDRDFQNLMEVYMDAVLHPDIYKHREIFCQEGWHYEMEDMDSPLTINGVVYNEMKGAFSSPDGVLEREILSSLYPDTSYTYESGGNPENIPELTYERFLEFHQKYYHPCNSYIYLYGNMDMEEKLEWMDREYLSNYEKITVDSEVRRQEPFTALRETVIPYNIAGGESLRDNTYLTYNVSVGCILDKTLYVAFDILDYALLSAPGAPLKQALLDAGIGKDILASFDCNSLQPFFTIMAKNSNREKKEEFLNIIRTVLKEQADQGINQKSLRAGINSYEFRYREADYGQFPKGLLLGIKCLDSWLYEDSQPFLHLEELEVIEFLKTQVETGYFEELVRKYLLDNPHSTVVIAEPEYGLNTEKEEALKKRLAEYRASLNTQELQEIVDFTRHLKQYQEEPSAPEDLARIPMLSREDIKKTGEKLYIRPEKVDDTLVLCHDIDTNGIAYFSLMFDVGDLPAEDYPYLGILKSVLGYVDTETYSFQELANEINLYTGGIFSNFGIYPHAEQDSILLKYEIKIKTLYREIPKAMELVREILSCSNFRRQERLYEILAQLKSRLQMSLNSAGHSTSAMRAMSYFSESARYTDMTQGIEFYQVVKELEEHFEERKDELSGRLERLTEKIFRRDNLMFSVGAEPEGMKLVEQEIPAMKAVLSRKGPEEIHTGISLEKKNEGFLDASQVQYVSRAGSYKSAGYRYTGVLRILKVLLGYDYLWINIRVKGGAYGCMSGFTRSGDGYFASYRDPNLGKTNEVYEKIPEYLEHFQADEQEMTKYIIGTFSSVDAPLTPAGKTGRSATAYLTGVTEEMLQKEREEILNASQEDIRNLSGLVKAVLAEHAFCVIGNEEKLKAEQELFMELKNLY; encoded by the coding sequence ATGAATCTGGAAAACTGCAAAGCATATGAATTACTGGAAGAAAAGGAACTGGAAGATATCAAATCCACGGGCTATTTGCTCCGGCACAGAAAAAGCGGCGCAAGAATCACCCTGATATCCAATGAAGATGAAAATAAAGTATTTTATATCGGATTCCGCACGCCGTCTCTGGACAGCACCGGAGCAGCTCATATTCTGGAGCATTCCGTACTGTGCGGTTCTGAGAAATTTCCGGTGAAGGACCCGTTTATAGAGCTGGAAAAAAGTTCTCTGAATACATTCTTAAATGCCATGACCTATCCGGACAAGACCATTTACCCGGTGGCAAGCTGCAATGACAGGGATTTTCAGAATCTCATGGAAGTATATATGGACGCTGTGCTCCATCCGGATATTTATAAGCACAGGGAGATTTTCTGCCAGGAAGGCTGGCATTATGAAATGGAAGATATGGACAGCCCTCTTACGATTAATGGAGTGGTCTATAATGAGATGAAAGGAGCTTTTTCCTCCCCGGACGGGGTTCTGGAGCGGGAGATTTTAAGCAGCCTTTATCCGGACACTTCCTATACCTATGAGTCCGGCGGAAATCCTGAGAACATTCCGGAACTGACTTATGAGCGGTTCCTGGAGTTCCATCAGAAATATTACCACCCCTGCAATTCCTATATTTATCTCTATGGAAACATGGATATGGAAGAAAAGCTGGAGTGGATGGACCGGGAATATCTCAGTAATTATGAGAAAATTACGGTGGATTCCGAAGTCAGACGCCAGGAGCCTTTTACAGCCTTAAGAGAAACCGTCATTCCCTACAATATTGCCGGAGGTGAAAGCCTTCGGGACAACACATATCTGACTTATAATGTCAGTGTTGGATGCATACTGGACAAAACGCTGTATGTCGCCTTTGACATACTGGATTACGCCCTGCTCAGCGCACCGGGAGCGCCCTTAAAGCAGGCATTGCTGGATGCCGGAATCGGAAAGGATATCCTGGCTTCCTTTGACTGCAACAGCCTGCAGCCCTTCTTCACCATTATGGCCAAAAACAGCAATCGGGAGAAAAAAGAAGAATTTCTGAATATTATTCGGACTGTTTTAAAAGAACAGGCAGACCAGGGCATCAATCAGAAATCTCTGCGGGCAGGTATTAACAGCTATGAATTCCGGTACCGTGAGGCAGATTACGGACAGTTCCCCAAAGGGCTGCTTCTGGGAATCAAATGTCTGGACAGCTGGCTTTATGAAGACAGCCAGCCCTTTCTTCATCTGGAAGAACTGGAAGTCATTGAATTTTTGAAAACGCAGGTAGAAACGGGATATTTTGAAGAACTGGTTCGGAAGTATCTTCTGGATAATCCCCATAGCACAGTGGTAATTGCGGAGCCGGAATACGGACTGAATACAGAAAAAGAAGAAGCCTTGAAGAAACGGCTTGCAGAATACAGAGCCTCTCTGAATACTCAGGAGCTGCAGGAGATTGTGGATTTCACCCGCCATCTGAAACAGTATCAGGAGGAGCCTTCCGCTCCGGAAGATTTGGCCAGAATACCCATGCTTTCCAGAGAAGACATCAAAAAGACAGGAGAAAAACTGTATATCCGTCCTGAGAAAGTGGATGATACCCTGGTGCTCTGCCATGATATTGATACCAATGGAATTGCCTATTTCAGTCTGATGTTCGATGTGGGAGACCTGCCGGCAGAAGATTATCCGTACCTGGGGATTCTGAAATCCGTACTGGGGTATGTGGATACCGAAACTTACAGTTTTCAGGAACTTGCCAATGAAATCAATCTGTATACGGGAGGGATTTTCAGCAATTTCGGCATTTATCCCCATGCGGAGCAGGACAGCATTCTCCTGAAATATGAAATAAAAATCAAGACCTTATACCGGGAAATTCCCAAAGCCATGGAGCTTGTCCGGGAAATTCTTTCCTGCAGCAATTTCCGGAGGCAGGAGCGGCTTTATGAAATTCTGGCCCAGTTAAAGTCCAGGCTCCAGATGAGCTTAAACAGCGCCGGGCACTCCACCTCCGCCATGCGTGCCATGTCTTATTTTTCGGAGAGCGCCAGATATACGGATATGACTCAGGGCATTGAATTTTATCAGGTGGTAAAAGAACTGGAGGAGCATTTTGAGGAAAGGAAAGATGAGCTGAGCGGCAGGCTGGAAAGACTGACAGAGAAGATTTTCCGGAGAGATAATCTGATGTTCAGCGTTGGGGCAGAGCCGGAAGGCATGAAGCTGGTGGAACAGGAGATTCCTGCCATGAAAGCGGTTCTTTCCCGGAAGGGCCCGGAGGAAATCCATACAGGCATTTCTCTGGAAAAGAAGAACGAGGGATTTCTGGACGCTTCTCAGGTTCAGTATGTATCGCGGGCCGGAAGCTATAAATCGGCAGGGTATCGGTATACGGGCGTTCTTCGGATTCTGAAAGTCCTGCTGGGATATGATTATCTCTGGATAAATATACGGGTAAAAGGCGGCGCTTACGGCTGCATGAGCGGATTTACCCGAAGCGGCGACGGATATTTTGCTTCCTACCGGGATCCGAATCTGGGGAAAACCAATGAGGTTTATGAGAAAATACCGGAATATCTGGAGCACTTCCAGGCAGATGAACAGGAAATGACAAAATATATCATCGGAACATTCAGCAGCGTGGATGCACCGCTGACTCCCGCCGGGAAAACCGGACGCAGCGCCACCGCATATCTTACCGGTGTTACGGAGGAAATGCTTCAGAAAGAGCGGGAAGAAATACTGAATGCCAGTCAGGAAGATATTCGAAATCTGTCCGGTCTGGTAAAGGCAGTGCTGGCAGAACATGCTTTCTGCGTAATCGGAAATGAAGAAAAGCTGAAGGCAGAACAGGAACTGTTTATGGAACTGAAAAATCTGTACTAG
- the era gene encoding GTPase Era, producing MNSKIKSGFVTLIGRPNVGKSTLMNHLIGQKIAITSKKPQTTRNRIQTVYTDEEKGQIVFVDTPGIHKAKNRLGEYMVNVAEQTLHDVDVILWLVEPTTFIGAGERHILEKLKKVNTPVILIINKTDTVKREDVFLYIDTYRKEYDFAEIVPLSALRGENTEILPDLIFRYLPYGPMFYDEDTVTDQPERQIVAEIIREKSLHALDEEIPHGIAVTIERMKERKKSGIIDIEATIICERDSHKGIIIGKGGAMLKKIGSNARFEIEKMLEHQVNLKLWVKVKKDWRDSEFLIKNFGYRRDEEA from the coding sequence ATGAATTCAAAAATTAAATCAGGATTTGTTACTTTAATCGGCAGACCCAACGTGGGAAAATCCACACTGATGAACCATCTGATCGGACAGAAAATCGCCATTACCTCCAAAAAGCCCCAGACCACCCGGAATCGGATTCAGACCGTGTATACGGATGAAGAAAAAGGACAGATTGTATTTGTGGATACGCCGGGAATCCACAAGGCCAAAAACAGGCTGGGAGAGTATATGGTAAATGTGGCGGAACAGACCCTGCACGACGTGGATGTGATTTTGTGGCTGGTGGAGCCCACCACTTTTATCGGAGCCGGGGAACGCCATATCCTGGAAAAGCTGAAAAAGGTAAATACCCCGGTGATACTGATTATCAACAAGACAGATACGGTGAAACGAGAAGACGTCTTTCTGTATATTGACACGTACCGGAAAGAATATGACTTTGCGGAAATTGTGCCTCTCTCTGCCCTGCGGGGAGAAAATACGGAGATTCTGCCGGATTTGATTTTCAGATATCTGCCCTACGGCCCCATGTTTTACGATGAAGATACGGTGACAGATCAGCCGGAACGCCAGATTGTGGCAGAAATTATAAGGGAGAAGTCCCTCCATGCGCTGGACGAGGAGATTCCCCATGGGATTGCGGTTACCATTGAGCGGATGAAGGAGCGGAAAAAGAGTGGAATCATTGATATTGAAGCGACTATTATCTGTGAGCGTGATTCCCATAAGGGAATTATTATTGGCAAAGGGGGCGCCATGCTGAAAAAGATAGGAAGCAACGCCCGGTTTGAGATTGAGAAAATGCTGGAACATCAGGTGAACTTAAAGCTCTGGGTGAAGGTGAAGAAAGACTGGAGGGACAGTGAATTCCTGATTAAGAATTTTGGATACCGCAGGGACGAGGAAGCCTGA
- the recO gene encoding DNA repair protein RecO, giving the protein MGQTIVLTGMVLSAVPVGEYDKRITLLTKERGKISAFARRARRPGSQMMAACSPFSFGQFEVYEGRSSYTVVKGEISNYFRELAQNLDNACYGFYFLELADYYARENTDEIHMLKLLYQSLRALEKESLSNRLVRRVFELKTLVINGEYPNVFSCLNCGREEELHWFSTKRGGTLCSRCGTLGTAVPLDRSTLYAMQYIITSDIEKLYTFALAPQVLENLEKIMDDYFAVYVERSFHALQILEENDRLTAALLSSQSTGEGSDENQQLQ; this is encoded by the coding sequence ATGGGACAGACCATAGTGCTGACGGGCATGGTGTTATCTGCAGTCCCGGTGGGAGAATATGATAAGCGTATCACACTTCTGACGAAGGAGAGAGGAAAGATATCAGCCTTTGCGCGCAGGGCAAGGCGTCCGGGCAGCCAGATGATGGCGGCCTGCAGCCCTTTTTCCTTCGGCCAGTTTGAAGTGTACGAGGGGCGCAGTTCCTATACGGTGGTAAAAGGAGAGATATCCAATTACTTCCGGGAACTGGCGCAGAATCTGGATAATGCCTGTTATGGGTTTTATTTTCTGGAACTGGCGGACTACTATGCCAGAGAAAATACGGATGAAATACATATGTTAAAACTTTTGTACCAGTCGCTGCGGGCTCTGGAAAAGGAGAGCCTTTCCAACCGGCTGGTACGCCGGGTTTTTGAACTGAAAACACTGGTAATCAACGGAGAATATCCAAATGTATTTTCCTGCCTGAACTGCGGACGGGAAGAAGAACTGCACTGGTTTTCCACGAAACGGGGCGGAACCCTGTGCAGCCGCTGCGGAACCCTGGGAACGGCGGTTCCGCTGGACCGTTCCACTCTTTATGCCATGCAGTATATTATTACCTCCGACATTGAAAAGCTCTATACTTTTGCCCTTGCTCCGCAGGTTCTTGAAAATCTGGAGAAAATTATGGATGATTATTTTGCAGTTTATGTGGAGCGCAGCTTTCATGCCCTTCAGATTCTGGAAGAAAATGACAGGCTGACGGCCGCTCTGCTTTCTTCTCAGAGTACCGGTGAAGGTTCCGATGAAAATCAACAGTTGCAATAA
- a CDS encoding glycine--tRNA ligase, protein MEKTMEKIVALAKARGFVYPGSEIYGGLANTWDYGNLGVELKNNVKQAWWKKFVMENPYNVGVDCAILMNPQTWVASGHLGGFSDPLMDCRECHERFRADKLIEDFAEEKEIELEGSVDGWNQEQMVNFIEEHKIPCPTCGKHNFTDIRQFNLMFKTFQGVTEDAKNTVYLRPETAQGIFVNFKNVQRTSRKKVPFGICQIGKSFRNEITPGNFTFRTREFEQMELEFFCEPGTDLEWFQYWRGFCRDWLLSLGMKEEELRLRDHDPEELSFYSKATTDFEFLFPFGWGELWGIADRTDYDLTRHQETSGQDMSYFDDEKKEKYIPYVIEPSLGADRVVLAFLCAAYDEENLGTEEKPDMRTVLHFHPALAPVKIGVLPLSKKLNEGAEKIFTQLSKKYNCEFDDRGNIGKRYRRQDEIGTPFCITYDFESENDNAVTVRFRDSMEQERVKIEELDAYFADKFDF, encoded by the coding sequence ATGGAAAAAACCATGGAAAAAATCGTGGCGCTGGCCAAGGCGAGAGGTTTTGTTTATCCCGGTTCCGAGATTTACGGAGGCCTTGCCAATACCTGGGATTACGGTAATCTGGGTGTGGAACTGAAAAATAACGTGAAACAGGCATGGTGGAAGAAATTTGTAATGGAGAATCCCTATAACGTGGGTGTGGACTGCGCCATTCTCATGAATCCTCAGACCTGGGTGGCTTCCGGACACCTGGGAGGATTCTCAGATCCTCTTATGGACTGCCGGGAATGCCATGAGCGTTTTCGGGCAGATAAACTGATTGAGGATTTTGCGGAAGAAAAAGAAATTGAACTGGAAGGAAGCGTGGACGGATGGAATCAGGAGCAGATGGTGAATTTTATTGAAGAACATAAGATTCCCTGTCCTACCTGCGGAAAACATAATTTTACTGATATCCGTCAGTTTAACCTGATGTTCAAGACTTTCCAGGGCGTTACGGAAGATGCGAAAAATACCGTTTATTTAAGGCCGGAGACTGCTCAGGGTATTTTCGTAAACTTTAAGAATGTACAGCGTACCTCCCGGAAAAAAGTTCCCTTTGGTATCTGCCAGATTGGAAAATCTTTCCGAAATGAAATTACACCCGGTAACTTTACGTTCCGTACCAGAGAGTTCGAGCAGATGGAGCTGGAATTTTTCTGTGAACCCGGAACAGATCTGGAATGGTTTCAGTACTGGAGAGGATTCTGCCGCGACTGGCTACTGAGCCTTGGCATGAAGGAAGAAGAACTTCGTCTCAGAGATCATGACCCGGAGGAACTGTCCTTCTACAGCAAAGCCACCACAGACTTTGAGTTCCTGTTCCCCTTTGGCTGGGGAGAACTCTGGGGCATTGCGGACCGTACTGATTATGACCTGACCCGTCATCAGGAGACTTCCGGACAGGATATGAGTTATTTTGATGATGAGAAGAAAGAAAAATACATTCCCTATGTGATTGAGCCGTCTCTGGGAGCAGACCGGGTGGTACTTGCATTCCTCTGCGCCGCTTATGATGAGGAAAACCTGGGAACAGAGGAGAAACCGGATATGCGGACCGTACTCCATTTCCATCCGGCGCTGGCGCCTGTAAAAATCGGCGTGCTTCCCCTTTCCAAAAAATTAAACGAGGGAGCGGAGAAGATTTTCACGCAGTTGTCCAAAAAGTATAACTGTGAGTTTGACGACAGAGGAAATATCGGAAAACGTTACCGGAGACAGGACGAAATCGGAACGCCTTTCTGCATTACATACGATTTTGAATCGGAAAATGACAATGCAGTAACTGTGCGGTTCCGTGACAGTATGGAACAGGAACGTGTGAAAATTGAAGAACTGGACGCATATTTTGCAGATAAATTTGATTTTTGA
- the ppdK gene encoding pyruvate, phosphate dikinase, which translates to MANKWVYLFKEGNANMRELLGGKGANLAEMTSLGLPVPQGFTITTEACTQYYEDGRQINEEIQAQINEYIGKMEEITGKKFGDKENPLLVSVRSGARASMPGMMDTILNLGLNETVVNVIAEKSNNPRWAWDCYRRFIQMYSDVVMEVGKKYFEELIDKMKADRGVTQDVELTADDLKELASQFKAEYKEKIGEDFPDDPKEQLMGAVKAVFRSWDNPRANVYRRDNDIPYSWGTAVNVQSMAFGNMGDDCGTGVAFTRDPATGEKKLMGEFLTNAQGEDVVAGVRTPMPIAQMEEKFPAAYKQFTEVCATLENHYRDMQDMEFTVENEKLYMLQTRNGKRTAQAALKIACDLVDEGMRTEEEAVAMIDPRNLDTLLHPQFDAAALKAATPAGKGLGASPGAACGKIVFSADDAVAWAEKGEKVVLVRLETSPEDITGMKAAQGILTVRGGMTSHAAVVARGMGTCCVSGCGDIAMDEENKKFTLAGKEYHEGDPISIDGTTGNIYDGLIPTVDATIAGEFGRIMAWADKYRTLKVRTNADTPADAKKARELGAEGIGLCRTEHMFFEEDRIAAFREMICADTVEEREAALAKILPYQQGDFEKLYEALEGNPVTIRFLDPPLHEFVPTEEEDIKKLADAQGKSVEDIKALIDSLHEFNPMMGHRGCRLAVTYPEIAKMQTSAVIRAAINVKKAHADWALKPEIMIPLIGDIKELKYVKKVVVETADAEIAAAGVELEYEVGTMIEIPRAALTADEIAKEADFFCFGTNDLTQMTFGFSRDDAGKFLEAYYDAKIFENDPFAKLDQTGVGKLMETAIKLGKPVNPKLHIGICGEHGGDPSSVEFCHKIGLDYVSCSPFRVPIARLAAAQAAIAQK; encoded by the coding sequence ATGGCAAACAAATGGGTTTATCTCTTCAAAGAAGGAAATGCAAACATGCGTGAACTTCTTGGAGGAAAAGGCGCAAACCTTGCTGAAATGACCAGCTTAGGTCTTCCGGTACCACAGGGTTTTACAATTACAACAGAAGCATGTACTCAGTATTATGAGGACGGACGTCAGATTAATGAAGAAATCCAGGCTCAGATTAACGAGTACATCGGCAAAATGGAAGAGATTACAGGAAAGAAATTCGGCGATAAAGAGAACCCCCTTCTGGTATCCGTACGTTCCGGTGCAAGAGCTTCCATGCCTGGTATGATGGACACCATCCTGAATCTTGGTCTGAACGAAACCGTTGTAAATGTTATTGCTGAAAAATCCAACAATCCCCGTTGGGCATGGGACTGCTACAGAAGATTCATTCAGATGTATTCCGATGTGGTTATGGAAGTTGGCAAGAAATATTTTGAAGAACTGATTGACAAAATGAAAGCTGACAGAGGCGTAACACAGGACGTTGAGCTTACAGCAGACGACCTGAAAGAGCTTGCTTCTCAGTTCAAGGCTGAATATAAAGAGAAAATCGGTGAGGATTTCCCGGATGATCCGAAGGAACAGTTAATGGGAGCAGTAAAAGCTGTATTCCGTTCCTGGGACAACCCCCGTGCAAACGTATACCGTCGTGACAACGATATTCCGTATTCCTGGGGTACTGCTGTAAACGTACAGAGTATGGCATTTGGTAATATGGGCGACGACTGCGGTACCGGTGTGGCATTTACCCGTGACCCGGCAACCGGCGAGAAGAAACTGATGGGCGAGTTCCTGACAAATGCTCAGGGTGAAGACGTGGTTGCAGGAGTTCGTACTCCAATGCCAATCGCTCAGATGGAAGAGAAATTCCCGGCAGCATACAAACAGTTTACAGAAGTTTGCGCTACCCTGGAAAATCACTACAGAGACATGCAGGATATGGAGTTTACCGTTGAAAATGAGAAGCTCTATATGCTTCAGACACGTAATGGTAAGAGAACTGCTCAGGCTGCTCTGAAAATTGCCTGCGATTTAGTGGACGAAGGCATGAGAACAGAAGAAGAAGCAGTTGCCATGATTGACCCGCGTAATCTGGATACTTTGCTGCATCCCCAGTTCGATGCTGCCGCACTGAAGGCAGCAACACCTGCAGGCAAAGGCCTTGGCGCTTCTCCGGGAGCTGCATGTGGTAAAATCGTATTTTCTGCTGACGATGCTGTGGCATGGGCAGAGAAAGGTGAAAAAGTTGTATTAGTACGTCTTGAGACTTCTCCGGAAGATATTACAGGTATGAAAGCCGCTCAGGGTATCCTGACTGTCCGCGGCGGTATGACCAGCCATGCAGCCGTTGTTGCACGTGGTATGGGAACCTGCTGTGTATCCGGATGCGGAGACATTGCCATGGATGAAGAAAATAAGAAATTTACCCTGGCAGGCAAAGAGTATCATGAAGGAGATCCTATCTCCATCGACGGTACCACAGGTAACATTTATGATGGCCTGATTCCTACCGTTGACGCAACCATCGCAGGTGAATTCGGAAGAATCATGGCATGGGCAGACAAATACAGAACCTTAAAGGTTCGTACCAACGCAGATACACCTGCTGACGCTAAGAAAGCACGTGAACTGGGTGCAGAAGGGATTGGTCTCTGCCGTACCGAGCATATGTTCTTTGAAGAAGACAGAATTGCTGCATTCCGTGAAATGATCTGTGCAGATACCGTAGAAGAGAGAGAAGCTGCTCTGGCTAAAATCCTTCCGTATCAGCAGGGAGACTTTGAAAAATTATACGAAGCTCTGGAAGGCAACCCGGTTACCATCCGTTTCCTGGATCCGCCTCTGCATGAGTTCGTTCCTACCGAGGAAGAAGATATTAAGAAACTGGCAGACGCTCAGGGCAAATCTGTAGAAGACATCAAAGCACTGATTGATTCTCTCCATGAGTTCAATCCGATGATGGGACACCGCGGATGCCGTCTGGCAGTTACCTATCCGGAAATCGCCAAAATGCAGACAAGCGCAGTGATTCGTGCAGCTATCAATGTGAAGAAAGCACATGCTGACTGGGCTCTGAAACCGGAAATTATGATTCCGTTAATCGGCGATATCAAAGAGTTAAAATATGTGAAGAAAGTAGTAGTGGAAACTGCTGACGCAGAAATCGCTGCTGCAGGCGTAGAGTTAGAGTATGAAGTAGGTACCATGATTGAGATTCCGAGAGCTGCACTTACCGCAGACGAAATCGCAAAAGAAGCTGACTTCTTCTGCTTCGGTACCAATGACCTGACACAGATGACTTTCGGATTCTCCCGTGATGACGCCGGAAAATTCCTGGAAGCATACTATGACGCTAAGATTTTTGAGAATGACCCGTTTGCAAAACTTGACCAGACTGGCGTTGGCAAGTTAATGGAAACAGCAATCAAATTAGGAAAACCGGTAAATCCGAAGCTCCATATCGGTATCTGCGGCGAGCATGGCGGAGATCCTTCTTCCGTTGAGTTCTGCCATAAGATTGGTCTGGACTATGTTTCCTGTTCACCATTCCGTGTACCGATTGCAAGACTGGCAGCAGCACAGGCGGCTATCGCCCAGAAGTAG